A window from Sus scrofa isolate TJ Tabasco breed Duroc chromosome 2, Sscrofa11.1, whole genome shotgun sequence encodes these proteins:
- the REXO1 gene encoding RNA exonuclease 1 homolog isoform X3 — protein sequence MLRSTGFFRAIDCPYWAGAPGGPCRRPYCHFRHRGARSPGAPGGGGAASPAAGLGYDPYNPELPKPSSQRENGALGRGDEPHSDILELELVNQAIEAVRSEVELEQRRYQELLETAREHSSVEAPALAPCGTAACPAAGLDGDTFPLSFDYNPSGHGLLSPDGGYQPTPLAAPADSGSKYSLASLDRGQGHGGGGVSALEYVPKAVSQPRRYGRPIPSGKYVVDNSKPSTDLEYDPLSNFSARLLSRASAKDDRAPKRPRGSRSSEPYTPAPKKPCDPFGSCDARFSDSDDDAAAAPGDRPTTASPPRARAGPESKAPGRPGSREGPEPEEVSLRETKEMAVQYDVGDLGQPPTGPGRSPPAKPSSPARPSQEHSSPKEGKPKKKKSRVLPATGHKDSVRKSDKNRDAERGRPAEKPCGDKRGPQASSPRHRAERPHGTKKKPSSATAVISSGKGRPNGSGPRQSPTRVGAHPPPDRTGGKTPSGKLIERKARSLDEGAPRDAPKLQRRALSHADLFGDESEDEDPGSQAPGLRPPALPSLSSDSDSDSDTDSSLSLSAAQGPPKRLKASPPPSAGQSSPSSSSSSGAGSDVDYAALEKEVDFDSDPMEECLRIFNESTAVKTEDKGRLARQPPKDEKAEDKGHSGLATLFPGQKRRISHLSKQSKGAEPMRRGPVPPARPPTAQEVCYRRAQQAQRESVSFLQAVQQPSSVHISAPGEKKRIAHVPNPLLAAAPTGAKRTLSASTSQTPNGPELGSQPLKTRTLSGMASKTTTTVTPKRVAHSPSLQSLKKPIIPKEFGGKVPTVIRQRYLNLFIEECLKFCSSNQEAIEKALNEEKVAYDRSPSKNIYLNVAVNTLKKLRGLVPRTGPGLNKTSSRRVVSHEVVLGGKLAAKTSFSLSRPSSPRVEDLKGAALYSRLKEYLLTEDQLKENGYPFPHPERPGGAVIFTAEEKKPKDSSCRVCCRCGTEYLVSSSGRCVRDEECYYHWGRLRRNRVAGGWETQYMCCSAAIGSTGCQVAKQHVQDGRKESLEGFVKTFEKELSGDAHPGIYALDCEMSYTTYGLELTRVTVVDTDLQVVYDTFVRPDNEIVDYNTRFSGVTEADLADTSISLRDVQAVLLSMFSSDTILIGHSLESDLLALKVIHSTVVDTSVLFPHRLGLPYKRSLRNLMADYLRQIIQDNVDGHSSSEDASACMHLVIWKIREDAKTKR from the exons ATGCTACGTTCCACCGGCTTTTTCCGGGCCATCGACTGCCCGTATTGGGCTGGGGCGCCCGGGGGGCCCTGCCGGCGGCCCTACTGCCACTTCCGGCACCGCGGGGCCCGGAGCCCGGGCGCACCCGGGGGAGGCGGAGCGGCGTCCCCCGCAGCAG GGCTTGGTTATGACCCATACAACCCCGAGCTGCCCAAGCCCTCCTCACAGAGGGAGAATGGGGCCCTGGGCCGAGGGGATGAGCCCCACTCAGACatcctggagctggagctggtcAACCAAGCCATTGAGGCTGTGCGCTCTGAGGTGGAGCTCGAACAGAGGCGGTACCAGGAGCTCCTGGAGACGGCCCGGGAGCACAGCTCAGTGGAGGCCCCTGCCCTAGCACCCTGCGGCACTGCTGCCTGCCCCGCTGCTGGCCTGGATGGGGACACCTTCCCACTGTCCTTCGATTACAACCCCAGCGGCCATGGCCTGTTAAGCCCTGATGGCGGCTACCAGCCCACCCCGCTGGCTGCCCCTGCTGACTCTGGCAGCAAGTACTCGCTGGCCTCTCTGGACCGGGGTCAGGGTCATGGTGGAGGGGGTGTCAGTGCCTTGGAGTATGTTCCCAAGGCTGTGAGCCAGCCCCGGCGGTATGGCCGCCCCATCCCTAGTGGCAAGTACGTGGTGGACAACTCTAAGCCGTCTACAGACCTGGAATACGACCCACTGTCCAACTTTTCTGCCCGCTTGCTAAGCAGGGCCAGCGCCAAGGATGACAGGGCCCCCAAGCGGCCCAGGGGCTCCCGCAGCAGTGAGCCCTACACACCTGCACCCAAGAAGCCCTGTGACCCCTTTGGCAGCTGTGATGCCAGGTTCTCAGACTCAGACGATGACGCTGCTGCAGCTCCTGGGGATAGGCCCACCACTGCCAGCCCCCCAAGAGCCCGAGCAGGCCCTGAGAGCAAggccccagggaggccaggctCCAGGGAGGGCCCAGAGCCTGAGGAGGTCAGCCTCCGGGAGACTAAGGAGATGGCCGTGCAGTACGATGTGGGGGATCTTGGGCAGCCGCCCACGGGCCCAGGCCGGTCACCCCCTGCCAAGCCCAGCTCCCCAGCCAGGCCTTCACAGGAGCACAGCAGCCCCAAGGAAGGGAAgcccaagaagaagaaaagtaggGTGCTGCCAGCCACTGGCCATAAGGACAGTGTCCGGAAGTCAGACAAGAATAGGGATGCAGAACGTGGGAGGCCGGCCGAGAAGCCCTGTGGAGACAAGAGGGGTCCGCAGGCCAGCAGCCCCCGGCACAGGGCGGAACGGCCCCATGGGACCAAGAAAAAGCCATCTTCAGCCACTGCGGTGATCAGCTCAGGGAAAGGCCGGCCCAATGGCTCGGGACCACGGCAGAGCCCCACAAGGGTGGGCGCCCACCCTCCGCCAGACAGGACGGGTGGGAAGACCCCATCAGGGAAGCTGATAGAGCGGAAGGCCCGCTCACTGGATGAGGGCGCCCCCCGGGACGCCCCCAAGCTGCAGAGGCGGGCTCTGAGCCATGCCGACCTCTTTGGGGATGAGAGTGAGGACGAGGACCCCGGGTCCCAGGCACCGGGACTCCGGCCACCTGCCCTTCCCAGCCTCAGCTCCGACTCTGACTCCGACTCTGACACGGACTCTAGCCTGAGTCTCTCTGCAGCTCAGGGGCCGCCCAAACGCCTCAaggcctccccgcccccctcagcTGGCCAGTCCTCcccctcatcctcctcctcctcgggggCGGGCTCTGATGTGGACTACGCTGCCCTGGAGAAGGAGGTCGACTTTGACTCTGACCCCATGGAAGAGTGCCTGCGAATTTTCAACGAGTCCACCGCTGTCAAGACAGAGGACAAGGGCCGGCTGGCTCGGCAG CCTCCCAAGGACGAGAAGGCTGAGGATAAGGGGCACTCAGGGCTGGCCACTCTGTTCCCGGGGCAGAAAAGGAGGATTTCGCACCTCTCCAAGCAAAGCAAGGGG GCAGAGCCCATGAGGCGAGGCCCAGTGCCTCCTGCCCGGCCTCCTACTGCTCAGGAGGTGTGCTACCGACGGGCCCAGCAGGCACAGAGGGAGTCAGTCAGCTTCCTCCAGGCTGTCCAGCAGCCATCCTCAGTCCACATCTCGGCCCCTGGAGAGAAGAAGAGGATCGCCCACGTCCCCAACCCCCTCCTGGCTGCAG cccccacagGTGCCAAGAGGACCCTCTCGGCCAGCACCAGCCAGACTCCCAATGGCCCTGAGCTGGGCAGCCAGCCCCTGAAGACGCGCACACTGTCCGGCATGGCATCCAAGaccaccaccactgtcacccCCAAGCGCGTGGCACACAGCCCATCCTTACAG AGTTTAAAGAAGCCCATTATCCCAAAAGAGTTTGGTGGCAAAGTCCCTACTGTCATTCGTCAGCGGTATCTCAACCTATTTATTGAGGAGTGCCTCAAATTTTGCTCTTCTAACCAGGAAGCCATAGAGAAG GCGCTCAATGAGGAGAAGGTGGCCTACGACCGCAGTCCCAGCAAGAACATCTACCtgaatgttgctgtgaacacCCTCAAGAAGCTGCGGGGCCTGGTCCCCCGCACCGGGCCTGGTCTCAACA AAACCAGCAGCCGCAGAGTTGTGTCTCATGAAGTGGTGCTGGGGGGCAAGTTGGCTGCCAAGACCAGCTTTTCGCTCAGCAGACCCAGTAGCCCCCGTGTGGAAGATCTGAAGG GGGCCGCCCTGTACAGCCGCCTCAAGGAGTACCTGCTCACCGAGGACCAGCTCAAGGAGAACGGCTACCCCTTCCCACACCCCGAGCGCCCGGGAGGCGCTGTCATCTTCACGGCAGAGGAGAAGAAGCCCAAGGACT CCTCCTGCAGGGTCTGCTGCCGCTGTGGCACTGAGTACCTTGTGTCCTCCTCTGGGCGCTGTGTGCGCGACGAGGAGTGTTACTACCACTGGGGACGGCTCCGCCGGAACCGAG TGGCTGGTGGCTGGGAGACTCAGTACATGTGCTGCTCGGCTGCCATCGGCTCCACCGGCTGTCAGGTTGCCAAG CAACACGTGCAGGATGGCCGGAAGGAAAGCCTTGAAGGGTTTGTGAAGACTTTTGAGAAAGAACTGTCAGGAGATGCGCACCCAGGAATCTATGCCCTTGACTGTGAAATG TCCTACACCACGTACGGCCTGGAGCTGACGCGGGTCACGGTGGTGGACACAGACCTACAAGTTGTGTACGACACCTTCGTCAGGCCGGACAACGAGATCGTCGACTATAACACCAG GTTTTCAGGGGTGACTGAGGCTGACCTCGCAGACACAAGCATCTCACTCCGGGATGTCCAGGCCGTGCTGCTCAGCATGTTCAGTTCGGACACCATCCTCATTGGCCACAGCCTGGAGAGTGATCTCCTGGCCTTGAAG GTTATCCACAGCACCGTGGTGGACACGTCCGTGTTATTCCCGCATCGCCTGGGCCTCCCGTACAAGCGCTCCCTGCGGAATCTCATGGCCGACTACCTCAGACAGATCATCCAGGACAATG TGGATGGGCACAGCTCCAGTGAGGATGCCAGTGCCTGCATGCACCTGGTGATCTGGAAGATCCGAGAAGACGCCAAGACCAAGCGGTGA
- the REXO1 gene encoding RNA exonuclease 1 homolog isoform X2, whose amino-acid sequence MLRSTGFFRAIDCPYWAGAPGGPCRRPYCHFRHRGARSPGAPGGGGAASPAAGLGYDPYNPELPKPSSQRENGALGRGDEPHSDILELELVNQAIEAVRSEVELEQRRYQELLETAREHSSVEAPALAPCGTAACPAAGLDGDTFPLSFDYNPSGHGLLSPDGGYQPTPLAAPADSGSKYSLASLDRGQGHGGGGVSALEYVPKAVSQPRRYGRPIPSGKYVVDNSKPSTDLEYDPLSNFSARLLSRASAKDDRAPKRPRGSRSSEPYTPAPKKPCDPFGSCDARFSDSDDDAAAAPGDRPTTASPPRARAGPESKAPGRPGSREGPEPEEVSLRETKEMAVQYDVGDLGQPPTGPGRSPPAKPSSPARPSQEHSSPKEGKPKKKKSRVLPATGHKDSVRKSDKNRDAERGRPAEKPCGDKRGPQASSPRHRAERPHGTKKKPSSATAVISSGKGRPNGSGPRQSPTRVGAHPPPDRTGGKTPSGKLIERKARSLDEGAPRDAPKLQRRALSHADLFGDESEDEDPGSQAPGLRPPALPSLSSDSDSDSDTDSSLSLSAAQGPPKRLKASPPPSAGQSSPSSSSSSGAGSDVDYAALEKEVDFDSDPMEECLRIFNESTAVKTEDKGRLARQPPKDEKAEDKGHSGLATLFPGQKRRISHLSKQSKGAEPMRRGPVPPARPPTAQEVCYRRAQQAQRESVSFLQAVQQPSSVHISAPGEKKRIAHVPNPLLAAAPTGAKRTLSASTSQTPNGPELGSQPLKTRTLSGMASKTTTTVTPKRVAHSPSLQSLKKPIIPKEFGGKVPTVIRQRYLNLFIEECLKFCSSNQEAIEKALNEEKVAYDRSPSKNIYLNVAVNTLKKLRGLVPRTGPGLNKTSSRRVVSHEVVLGGKLAAKTSFSLSRPSSPRVEDLKGEPGSSSAAPGGSPSLWIQPPIGLSLGLTPLLLSPGAALYSRLKEYLLTEDQLKENGYPFPHPERPGGAVIFTAEEKKPKDSSCRVCCRCGTEYLVSSSGRCVRDEECYYHWGRLRRNRVAGGWETQYMCCSAAIGSTGCQVAKQHVQDGRKESLEGFVKTFEKELSGDAHPGIYALDCEMSYTTYGLELTRVTVVDTDLQVVYDTFVRPDNEIVDYNTRFSGVTEADLADTSISLRDVQAVLLSMFSSDTILIGHSLESDLLALKVIHSTVVDTSVLFPHRLGLPYKRSLRNLMADYLRQIIQDNVDGHSSSEDASACMHLVIWKIREDAKTKR is encoded by the exons ATGCTACGTTCCACCGGCTTTTTCCGGGCCATCGACTGCCCGTATTGGGCTGGGGCGCCCGGGGGGCCCTGCCGGCGGCCCTACTGCCACTTCCGGCACCGCGGGGCCCGGAGCCCGGGCGCACCCGGGGGAGGCGGAGCGGCGTCCCCCGCAGCAG GGCTTGGTTATGACCCATACAACCCCGAGCTGCCCAAGCCCTCCTCACAGAGGGAGAATGGGGCCCTGGGCCGAGGGGATGAGCCCCACTCAGACatcctggagctggagctggtcAACCAAGCCATTGAGGCTGTGCGCTCTGAGGTGGAGCTCGAACAGAGGCGGTACCAGGAGCTCCTGGAGACGGCCCGGGAGCACAGCTCAGTGGAGGCCCCTGCCCTAGCACCCTGCGGCACTGCTGCCTGCCCCGCTGCTGGCCTGGATGGGGACACCTTCCCACTGTCCTTCGATTACAACCCCAGCGGCCATGGCCTGTTAAGCCCTGATGGCGGCTACCAGCCCACCCCGCTGGCTGCCCCTGCTGACTCTGGCAGCAAGTACTCGCTGGCCTCTCTGGACCGGGGTCAGGGTCATGGTGGAGGGGGTGTCAGTGCCTTGGAGTATGTTCCCAAGGCTGTGAGCCAGCCCCGGCGGTATGGCCGCCCCATCCCTAGTGGCAAGTACGTGGTGGACAACTCTAAGCCGTCTACAGACCTGGAATACGACCCACTGTCCAACTTTTCTGCCCGCTTGCTAAGCAGGGCCAGCGCCAAGGATGACAGGGCCCCCAAGCGGCCCAGGGGCTCCCGCAGCAGTGAGCCCTACACACCTGCACCCAAGAAGCCCTGTGACCCCTTTGGCAGCTGTGATGCCAGGTTCTCAGACTCAGACGATGACGCTGCTGCAGCTCCTGGGGATAGGCCCACCACTGCCAGCCCCCCAAGAGCCCGAGCAGGCCCTGAGAGCAAggccccagggaggccaggctCCAGGGAGGGCCCAGAGCCTGAGGAGGTCAGCCTCCGGGAGACTAAGGAGATGGCCGTGCAGTACGATGTGGGGGATCTTGGGCAGCCGCCCACGGGCCCAGGCCGGTCACCCCCTGCCAAGCCCAGCTCCCCAGCCAGGCCTTCACAGGAGCACAGCAGCCCCAAGGAAGGGAAgcccaagaagaagaaaagtaggGTGCTGCCAGCCACTGGCCATAAGGACAGTGTCCGGAAGTCAGACAAGAATAGGGATGCAGAACGTGGGAGGCCGGCCGAGAAGCCCTGTGGAGACAAGAGGGGTCCGCAGGCCAGCAGCCCCCGGCACAGGGCGGAACGGCCCCATGGGACCAAGAAAAAGCCATCTTCAGCCACTGCGGTGATCAGCTCAGGGAAAGGCCGGCCCAATGGCTCGGGACCACGGCAGAGCCCCACAAGGGTGGGCGCCCACCCTCCGCCAGACAGGACGGGTGGGAAGACCCCATCAGGGAAGCTGATAGAGCGGAAGGCCCGCTCACTGGATGAGGGCGCCCCCCGGGACGCCCCCAAGCTGCAGAGGCGGGCTCTGAGCCATGCCGACCTCTTTGGGGATGAGAGTGAGGACGAGGACCCCGGGTCCCAGGCACCGGGACTCCGGCCACCTGCCCTTCCCAGCCTCAGCTCCGACTCTGACTCCGACTCTGACACGGACTCTAGCCTGAGTCTCTCTGCAGCTCAGGGGCCGCCCAAACGCCTCAaggcctccccgcccccctcagcTGGCCAGTCCTCcccctcatcctcctcctcctcgggggCGGGCTCTGATGTGGACTACGCTGCCCTGGAGAAGGAGGTCGACTTTGACTCTGACCCCATGGAAGAGTGCCTGCGAATTTTCAACGAGTCCACCGCTGTCAAGACAGAGGACAAGGGCCGGCTGGCTCGGCAG CCTCCCAAGGACGAGAAGGCTGAGGATAAGGGGCACTCAGGGCTGGCCACTCTGTTCCCGGGGCAGAAAAGGAGGATTTCGCACCTCTCCAAGCAAAGCAAGGGG GCAGAGCCCATGAGGCGAGGCCCAGTGCCTCCTGCCCGGCCTCCTACTGCTCAGGAGGTGTGCTACCGACGGGCCCAGCAGGCACAGAGGGAGTCAGTCAGCTTCCTCCAGGCTGTCCAGCAGCCATCCTCAGTCCACATCTCGGCCCCTGGAGAGAAGAAGAGGATCGCCCACGTCCCCAACCCCCTCCTGGCTGCAG cccccacagGTGCCAAGAGGACCCTCTCGGCCAGCACCAGCCAGACTCCCAATGGCCCTGAGCTGGGCAGCCAGCCCCTGAAGACGCGCACACTGTCCGGCATGGCATCCAAGaccaccaccactgtcacccCCAAGCGCGTGGCACACAGCCCATCCTTACAG AGTTTAAAGAAGCCCATTATCCCAAAAGAGTTTGGTGGCAAAGTCCCTACTGTCATTCGTCAGCGGTATCTCAACCTATTTATTGAGGAGTGCCTCAAATTTTGCTCTTCTAACCAGGAAGCCATAGAGAAG GCGCTCAATGAGGAGAAGGTGGCCTACGACCGCAGTCCCAGCAAGAACATCTACCtgaatgttgctgtgaacacCCTCAAGAAGCTGCGGGGCCTGGTCCCCCGCACCGGGCCTGGTCTCAACA AAACCAGCAGCCGCAGAGTTGTGTCTCATGAAGTGGTGCTGGGGGGCAAGTTGGCTGCCAAGACCAGCTTTTCGCTCAGCAGACCCAGTAGCCCCCGTGTGGAAGATCTGAAGGGTGAGCCTGGCTCCTCCAGCGCAGCCCCTGGTGGCTCGCCCAGCCTCTGGATCCAGCCTCCCATTGGCCTCAGTCTAGGGCTGACCCCTCTCCTGCTGTCTCCAGGGGCCGCCCTGTACAGCCGCCTCAAGGAGTACCTGCTCACCGAGGACCAGCTCAAGGAGAACGGCTACCCCTTCCCACACCCCGAGCGCCCGGGAGGCGCTGTCATCTTCACGGCAGAGGAGAAGAAGCCCAAGGACT CCTCCTGCAGGGTCTGCTGCCGCTGTGGCACTGAGTACCTTGTGTCCTCCTCTGGGCGCTGTGTGCGCGACGAGGAGTGTTACTACCACTGGGGACGGCTCCGCCGGAACCGAG TGGCTGGTGGCTGGGAGACTCAGTACATGTGCTGCTCGGCTGCCATCGGCTCCACCGGCTGTCAGGTTGCCAAG CAACACGTGCAGGATGGCCGGAAGGAAAGCCTTGAAGGGTTTGTGAAGACTTTTGAGAAAGAACTGTCAGGAGATGCGCACCCAGGAATCTATGCCCTTGACTGTGAAATG TCCTACACCACGTACGGCCTGGAGCTGACGCGGGTCACGGTGGTGGACACAGACCTACAAGTTGTGTACGACACCTTCGTCAGGCCGGACAACGAGATCGTCGACTATAACACCAG GTTTTCAGGGGTGACTGAGGCTGACCTCGCAGACACAAGCATCTCACTCCGGGATGTCCAGGCCGTGCTGCTCAGCATGTTCAGTTCGGACACCATCCTCATTGGCCACAGCCTGGAGAGTGATCTCCTGGCCTTGAAG GTTATCCACAGCACCGTGGTGGACACGTCCGTGTTATTCCCGCATCGCCTGGGCCTCCCGTACAAGCGCTCCCTGCGGAATCTCATGGCCGACTACCTCAGACAGATCATCCAGGACAATG TGGATGGGCACAGCTCCAGTGAGGATGCCAGTGCCTGCATGCACCTGGTGATCTGGAAGATCCGAGAAGACGCCAAGACCAAGCGGTGA
- the REXO1 gene encoding RNA exonuclease 1 homolog isoform X1, protein MLRSTGFFRAIDCPYWAGAPGGPCRRPYCHFRHRGARSPGAPGGGGAASPAAGLGYDPYNPELPKPSSQRENGALGRGDEPHSDILELELVNQAIEAVRSEVELEQRRYQELLETAREHSSVEAPALAPCGTAACPAAGLDGDTFPLSFDYNPSGHGLLSPDGGYQPTPLAAPADSGSKYSLASLDRGQGHGGGGVSALEYVPKAVSQPRRYGRPIPSGKYVVDNSKPSTDLEYDPLSNFSARLLSRASAKDDRAPKRPRGSRSSEPYTPAPKKPCDPFGSCDARFSDSDDDAAAAPGDRPTTASPPRARAGPESKAPGRPGSREGPEPEEVSLRETKEMAVQYDVGDLGQPPTGPGRSPPAKPSSPARPSQEHSSPKEGKPKKKKSRVLPATGHKDSVRKSDKNRDAERGRPAEKPCGDKRGPQASSPRHRAERPHGTKKKPSSATAVISSGKGRPNGSGPRQSPTRVGAHPPPDRTGGKTPSGKLIERKARSLDEGAPRDAPKLQRRALSHADLFGDESEDEDPGSQAPGLRPPALPSLSSDSDSDSDTDSSLSLSAAQGPPKRLKASPPPSAGQSSPSSSSSSGAGSDVDYAALEKEVDFDSDPMEECLRIFNESTAVKTEDKGRLARQPPKDEKAEDKGHSGLATLFPGQKRRISHLSKQSKGAEPMRRGPVPPARPPTAQEVCYRRAQQAQRESVSFLQAVQQPSSVHISAPGEKKRIAHVPNPLLAAAPTGAKRTLSASTSQTPNGPELGSQPLKTRTLSGMASKTTTTVTPKRVAHSPSLQSLKKPIIPKEFGGKVPTVIRQRYLNLFIEECLKFCSSNQEAIEKALNEEKVAYDRSPSKNIYLNVAVNTLKKLRGLVPRTGPGLNKTSSRRVVSHEVVLGGKLAAKTSFSLSRPSSPRVEDLKGAALYSRLKEYLLTEDQLKENGYPFPHPERPGGAVIFTAEEKKPKDCESLPHPTLLGARQSLLEGVGCPDTLSPLSLSLPAASCRVCCRCGTEYLVSSSGRCVRDEECYYHWGRLRRNRVAGGWETQYMCCSAAIGSTGCQVAKQHVQDGRKESLEGFVKTFEKELSGDAHPGIYALDCEMSYTTYGLELTRVTVVDTDLQVVYDTFVRPDNEIVDYNTRFSGVTEADLADTSISLRDVQAVLLSMFSSDTILIGHSLESDLLALKVIHSTVVDTSVLFPHRLGLPYKRSLRNLMADYLRQIIQDNVDGHSSSEDASACMHLVIWKIREDAKTKR, encoded by the exons ATGCTACGTTCCACCGGCTTTTTCCGGGCCATCGACTGCCCGTATTGGGCTGGGGCGCCCGGGGGGCCCTGCCGGCGGCCCTACTGCCACTTCCGGCACCGCGGGGCCCGGAGCCCGGGCGCACCCGGGGGAGGCGGAGCGGCGTCCCCCGCAGCAG GGCTTGGTTATGACCCATACAACCCCGAGCTGCCCAAGCCCTCCTCACAGAGGGAGAATGGGGCCCTGGGCCGAGGGGATGAGCCCCACTCAGACatcctggagctggagctggtcAACCAAGCCATTGAGGCTGTGCGCTCTGAGGTGGAGCTCGAACAGAGGCGGTACCAGGAGCTCCTGGAGACGGCCCGGGAGCACAGCTCAGTGGAGGCCCCTGCCCTAGCACCCTGCGGCACTGCTGCCTGCCCCGCTGCTGGCCTGGATGGGGACACCTTCCCACTGTCCTTCGATTACAACCCCAGCGGCCATGGCCTGTTAAGCCCTGATGGCGGCTACCAGCCCACCCCGCTGGCTGCCCCTGCTGACTCTGGCAGCAAGTACTCGCTGGCCTCTCTGGACCGGGGTCAGGGTCATGGTGGAGGGGGTGTCAGTGCCTTGGAGTATGTTCCCAAGGCTGTGAGCCAGCCCCGGCGGTATGGCCGCCCCATCCCTAGTGGCAAGTACGTGGTGGACAACTCTAAGCCGTCTACAGACCTGGAATACGACCCACTGTCCAACTTTTCTGCCCGCTTGCTAAGCAGGGCCAGCGCCAAGGATGACAGGGCCCCCAAGCGGCCCAGGGGCTCCCGCAGCAGTGAGCCCTACACACCTGCACCCAAGAAGCCCTGTGACCCCTTTGGCAGCTGTGATGCCAGGTTCTCAGACTCAGACGATGACGCTGCTGCAGCTCCTGGGGATAGGCCCACCACTGCCAGCCCCCCAAGAGCCCGAGCAGGCCCTGAGAGCAAggccccagggaggccaggctCCAGGGAGGGCCCAGAGCCTGAGGAGGTCAGCCTCCGGGAGACTAAGGAGATGGCCGTGCAGTACGATGTGGGGGATCTTGGGCAGCCGCCCACGGGCCCAGGCCGGTCACCCCCTGCCAAGCCCAGCTCCCCAGCCAGGCCTTCACAGGAGCACAGCAGCCCCAAGGAAGGGAAgcccaagaagaagaaaagtaggGTGCTGCCAGCCACTGGCCATAAGGACAGTGTCCGGAAGTCAGACAAGAATAGGGATGCAGAACGTGGGAGGCCGGCCGAGAAGCCCTGTGGAGACAAGAGGGGTCCGCAGGCCAGCAGCCCCCGGCACAGGGCGGAACGGCCCCATGGGACCAAGAAAAAGCCATCTTCAGCCACTGCGGTGATCAGCTCAGGGAAAGGCCGGCCCAATGGCTCGGGACCACGGCAGAGCCCCACAAGGGTGGGCGCCCACCCTCCGCCAGACAGGACGGGTGGGAAGACCCCATCAGGGAAGCTGATAGAGCGGAAGGCCCGCTCACTGGATGAGGGCGCCCCCCGGGACGCCCCCAAGCTGCAGAGGCGGGCTCTGAGCCATGCCGACCTCTTTGGGGATGAGAGTGAGGACGAGGACCCCGGGTCCCAGGCACCGGGACTCCGGCCACCTGCCCTTCCCAGCCTCAGCTCCGACTCTGACTCCGACTCTGACACGGACTCTAGCCTGAGTCTCTCTGCAGCTCAGGGGCCGCCCAAACGCCTCAaggcctccccgcccccctcagcTGGCCAGTCCTCcccctcatcctcctcctcctcgggggCGGGCTCTGATGTGGACTACGCTGCCCTGGAGAAGGAGGTCGACTTTGACTCTGACCCCATGGAAGAGTGCCTGCGAATTTTCAACGAGTCCACCGCTGTCAAGACAGAGGACAAGGGCCGGCTGGCTCGGCAG CCTCCCAAGGACGAGAAGGCTGAGGATAAGGGGCACTCAGGGCTGGCCACTCTGTTCCCGGGGCAGAAAAGGAGGATTTCGCACCTCTCCAAGCAAAGCAAGGGG GCAGAGCCCATGAGGCGAGGCCCAGTGCCTCCTGCCCGGCCTCCTACTGCTCAGGAGGTGTGCTACCGACGGGCCCAGCAGGCACAGAGGGAGTCAGTCAGCTTCCTCCAGGCTGTCCAGCAGCCATCCTCAGTCCACATCTCGGCCCCTGGAGAGAAGAAGAGGATCGCCCACGTCCCCAACCCCCTCCTGGCTGCAG cccccacagGTGCCAAGAGGACCCTCTCGGCCAGCACCAGCCAGACTCCCAATGGCCCTGAGCTGGGCAGCCAGCCCCTGAAGACGCGCACACTGTCCGGCATGGCATCCAAGaccaccaccactgtcacccCCAAGCGCGTGGCACACAGCCCATCCTTACAG AGTTTAAAGAAGCCCATTATCCCAAAAGAGTTTGGTGGCAAAGTCCCTACTGTCATTCGTCAGCGGTATCTCAACCTATTTATTGAGGAGTGCCTCAAATTTTGCTCTTCTAACCAGGAAGCCATAGAGAAG GCGCTCAATGAGGAGAAGGTGGCCTACGACCGCAGTCCCAGCAAGAACATCTACCtgaatgttgctgtgaacacCCTCAAGAAGCTGCGGGGCCTGGTCCCCCGCACCGGGCCTGGTCTCAACA AAACCAGCAGCCGCAGAGTTGTGTCTCATGAAGTGGTGCTGGGGGGCAAGTTGGCTGCCAAGACCAGCTTTTCGCTCAGCAGACCCAGTAGCCCCCGTGTGGAAGATCTGAAGG GGGCCGCCCTGTACAGCCGCCTCAAGGAGTACCTGCTCACCGAGGACCAGCTCAAGGAGAACGGCTACCCCTTCCCACACCCCGAGCGCCCGGGAGGCGCTGTCATCTTCACGGCAGAGGAGAAGAAGCCCAAGGACTGTGAGTCCCTCCCACACCCCACCCTCCTGGGGGCCAGGCAGAGCCTTCTGGAGGGAGTGGGCTGTCCTGACACGTTGTCCCCTCTTTCCCTGTCCCTGCCCGCAGCCTCCTGCAGGGTCTGCTGCCGCTGTGGCACTGAGTACCTTGTGTCCTCCTCTGGGCGCTGTGTGCGCGACGAGGAGTGTTACTACCACTGGGGACGGCTCCGCCGGAACCGAG TGGCTGGTGGCTGGGAGACTCAGTACATGTGCTGCTCGGCTGCCATCGGCTCCACCGGCTGTCAGGTTGCCAAG CAACACGTGCAGGATGGCCGGAAGGAAAGCCTTGAAGGGTTTGTGAAGACTTTTGAGAAAGAACTGTCAGGAGATGCGCACCCAGGAATCTATGCCCTTGACTGTGAAATG TCCTACACCACGTACGGCCTGGAGCTGACGCGGGTCACGGTGGTGGACACAGACCTACAAGTTGTGTACGACACCTTCGTCAGGCCGGACAACGAGATCGTCGACTATAACACCAG GTTTTCAGGGGTGACTGAGGCTGACCTCGCAGACACAAGCATCTCACTCCGGGATGTCCAGGCCGTGCTGCTCAGCATGTTCAGTTCGGACACCATCCTCATTGGCCACAGCCTGGAGAGTGATCTCCTGGCCTTGAAG GTTATCCACAGCACCGTGGTGGACACGTCCGTGTTATTCCCGCATCGCCTGGGCCTCCCGTACAAGCGCTCCCTGCGGAATCTCATGGCCGACTACCTCAGACAGATCATCCAGGACAATG TGGATGGGCACAGCTCCAGTGAGGATGCCAGTGCCTGCATGCACCTGGTGATCTGGAAGATCCGAGAAGACGCCAAGACCAAGCGGTGA